In one window of Acidovorax sp. HDW3 DNA:
- a CDS encoding cytochrome c codes for MNNPKTPTINALLLAIAALALTPLASAADPVRERIDGFKASKHSVATIEDAIAKDDKQAIAEQARLLASFADKIPDLYPPDAKGGFFSKAKGSIWQNFPDFVAKAEAFQNSSRQLEQAAASQADAALLSQRLRQVQNSCSSCHDSYKRGR; via the coding sequence ATGAACAACCCCAAAACACCAACCATCAACGCACTACTTCTGGCCATCGCGGCCCTGGCATTGACGCCTCTGGCGAGCGCAGCTGACCCTGTGCGCGAACGCATCGATGGCTTCAAGGCGAGCAAGCATTCGGTGGCGACGATCGAGGATGCCATCGCCAAGGACGACAAACAGGCTATTGCGGAACAGGCACGCCTGCTCGCCAGCTTTGCCGACAAGATTCCTGACCTCTATCCGCCAGACGCGAAAGGTGGTTTTTTCTCGAAGGCAAAGGGAAGCATCTGGCAGAACTTTCCGGATTTCGTGGCGAAGGCCGAGGCGTTCCAAAACAGTTCGCGGCAACTGGAGCAAGCAGCGGCGTCCCAGGCGGATGCGGCGCTATTGTCCCAGCGGTTGCGGCAGGTGCAAAACAGCTGCTCGTCCTGTCATGACAGCTACAAACGTGGCCGCTGA
- a CDS encoding ferredoxin--NADP reductase, whose protein sequence is MPRIIHPLAGLVATLTIATFWLSTAISELFASEAAVIAVKTAIPWGFFLLVPALAATGGSGFFLSQGQRKGLVGAKLKRMPFIGANGLLVLIPSALFLAAKARAGEFDATFYTVQALELVAGAINITLLGLSMRDGMALTQWKRKSFLRPAATFTAQITGKKEIANGTLALRLSKPEGFKFVPGQAVYVSFPGLKGADAHGQVRTFSIASDPEDSELEIATRLTETRFKRHLTAADIGSAIQVEGPYGDLVLHDDAKRPAVFLAGGIGITPFRSMVVDAVSQGLPHRLFLFYSSRKPEDAAYLTELRELEKENPQFKLIATFTDGKAVPPGNAVEHGHITAEMLAKHVGDLAAPIFYVAGPPAMVSAMEGVLQRAGVEQKNVHAEKFAGC, encoded by the coding sequence ATGCCAAGAATCATTCATCCGCTCGCCGGTCTGGTCGCCACTCTCACCATCGCGACCTTCTGGCTCTCGACCGCCATTTCCGAACTGTTCGCATCCGAGGCCGCCGTGATTGCGGTCAAGACCGCCATCCCCTGGGGCTTCTTCCTGCTGGTGCCGGCCCTGGCCGCCACGGGCGGTTCCGGCTTCTTCCTGTCGCAGGGGCAGCGCAAGGGGCTGGTCGGTGCAAAGCTCAAGCGCATGCCCTTCATCGGTGCGAACGGTCTGCTGGTGCTGATTCCGTCGGCGCTGTTCCTCGCCGCCAAGGCCCGGGCTGGCGAGTTCGATGCGACCTTCTACACCGTGCAGGCGCTGGAGTTGGTTGCGGGCGCGATCAACATCACCTTGCTGGGCCTCAGTATGCGTGATGGCATGGCCCTGACGCAGTGGAAGCGCAAGAGCTTTCTTCGGCCCGCCGCCACCTTCACCGCCCAGATAACGGGCAAGAAAGAAATCGCCAACGGCACATTGGCGCTGCGCTTGAGCAAGCCCGAGGGCTTCAAGTTTGTACCCGGGCAAGCGGTGTACGTGTCCTTCCCTGGTCTGAAAGGCGCGGATGCCCACGGGCAAGTCCGAACATTCTCTATCGCCAGCGATCCAGAGGACTCCGAACTGGAAATTGCAACCCGGCTGACCGAGACGCGCTTCAAGCGCCACCTTACTGCTGCAGACATCGGCTCCGCCATCCAGGTCGAAGGCCCCTATGGCGATCTGGTGCTGCACGACGATGCGAAGCGCCCAGCGGTGTTTCTGGCAGGAGGCATCGGCATCACGCCGTTTCGCAGCATGGTTGTGGATGCCGTGAGCCAAGGGTTGCCGCATCGCCTGTTTCTGTTCTACAGCAGCCGCAAGCCCGAGGATGCTGCCTATCTCACCGAGTTGCGGGAGCTCGAAAAAGAGAACCCGCAGTTCAAGCTGATCGCGACGTTCACCGATGGCAAGGCCGTCCCGCCAGGAAACGCCGTGGAGCATGGCCATATCACCGCTGAAATGCTCGCCAAGCATGTGGGTGATCTTGCCGCGCCCATCTTCTATGTGGCCGGGCCGCCAGCGATGGTGTCGGCAATGGAAGGAGTGCTCCAGCGCGCCGGTGTCGAGCAAAAAAACGTCCATGCCGAGAAGTTCGCCGGCTGCTGA
- a CDS encoding MarR family winged helix-turn-helix transcriptional regulator, translated as MNPTKADKLTAIALSVFRLNGQLVEWGNHFCQPHGLTSARWQVLGAIAMAPQPPTIPQIAAAMGVTRQGVLKQINLLVDEGLLQPLPNPAHKRSPLYALTEIGQTTYGAIDDCWNQHVQKMATGFTAVDLDAVLRVLAVMSQLHENEPSI; from the coding sequence ATGAATCCAACCAAAGCAGACAAACTAACCGCCATCGCGCTATCCGTTTTCAGGCTGAACGGCCAGCTCGTCGAGTGGGGCAATCACTTTTGCCAGCCCCATGGCTTGACCAGCGCACGCTGGCAGGTGCTCGGGGCCATCGCCATGGCACCGCAACCGCCCACCATCCCGCAAATCGCCGCAGCGATGGGAGTCACCCGGCAAGGCGTTCTCAAGCAGATCAACCTGCTGGTTGACGAGGGGCTGCTGCAGCCTTTACCCAATCCCGCGCACAAGCGGTCACCGCTGTATGCGCTCACCGAGATCGGCCAGACCACCTATGGCGCCATAGACGATTGTTGGAACCAGCATGTGCAAAAGATGGCAACCGGGTTCACCGCTGTCGATCTGGATGCGGTACTTCGGGTCCTCGCGGTGATGTCGCAGCTTCATGAAAACGAGCCTTCAATCTGA
- a CDS encoding molybdopterin-dependent oxidoreductase: MPSSPITVRGACPHDCPDTCALLTTVENGRATRVQGNPAHTHTAGVLCAKVSKYPERTYHPERLLTPMKRSGPKGSGQFTPVSWDEALADIAARLQAIAARNPEAILPYSYAGTMGLVQGESMDRRFFHRLGASQLHRSICASAGGEGLLHTLGAKRGMKVEHFSQAQLILIWGSNSITSNLHFWRYAQEAKRGGARLVCIDPRRSETADKCHEHIQLLPGTDAALALALMHELIENDWLDHDYIARHTLGWEQLRERALQWPPERAAAVCGLPAEQIRRLARDYGSTRPAAIRLNYGVQRVHGGANAVRAIACLPALVGAWRQRAGGLLLSSSGEFPVQKAALQRPDLLAGRQPRTLNMVTLGDDLLHPGSADFGPQVEALVIYNSNPAAVAPDAGKVLHGLAREDLFTVVLELFQTDTADWADYLLPATTQLEQWDVHLAYGHTDVLLNRPAIAPLGQARSNAQIFRDLAVHMGYTEPCFTDSDAQLCRQAYGEAVDFDLLLAQGFAPLAVPEAPFAEGGFATPSGKCEFFSQRLQDVGHDPLPGYVPNHEVPGSCTRYPLAMISPPARNFLNSSFANVASLQAQEQRPLVEIHPQDAAARGIADGALVRLFNDRGSYLCHAQVGQRARPGVVNALGIWWHKLSPGGGNMNHLTSQALTDLGAGPTFYDCLVEVALAAAHHTQDGHMVVCPTD, encoded by the coding sequence ATGCCCTCCTCCCCCATCACCGTGCGCGGCGCCTGCCCGCATGATTGCCCCGACACCTGCGCCCTGCTCACCACCGTGGAAAACGGCCGCGCCACGCGCGTGCAGGGCAACCCGGCGCACACGCACACCGCCGGCGTGCTCTGCGCCAAGGTCAGCAAATACCCCGAACGCACCTACCACCCCGAGCGCCTGCTCACGCCCATGAAGCGCAGCGGCCCCAAGGGCAGCGGGCAGTTCACCCCCGTCTCCTGGGATGAGGCCCTGGCCGACATCGCCGCCCGCCTGCAGGCCATTGCCGCGCGCAACCCCGAGGCCATCCTGCCCTACAGCTACGCCGGCACCATGGGCCTGGTGCAGGGCGAGAGCATGGACCGGCGCTTCTTCCACCGCCTGGGCGCCTCGCAGCTGCACCGCAGCATCTGCGCCAGCGCCGGCGGCGAGGGCCTGCTGCACACCCTGGGCGCCAAGCGCGGCATGAAGGTTGAGCATTTCAGCCAGGCGCAGCTCATCCTCATCTGGGGCAGCAACTCCATCACCAGCAACCTGCATTTCTGGCGCTACGCGCAAGAGGCCAAGAGAGGCGGCGCACGCCTGGTGTGCATCGACCCCCGGCGCAGCGAAACCGCCGACAAATGCCACGAGCACATCCAGCTGCTGCCCGGCACCGACGCCGCACTGGCGCTGGCACTGATGCACGAGCTGATCGAGAACGACTGGCTTGACCACGACTACATCGCCCGCCACACCCTGGGCTGGGAGCAGCTGCGTGAGCGCGCCCTGCAGTGGCCGCCCGAGCGCGCCGCCGCCGTCTGCGGCCTGCCGGCAGAGCAAATCCGCCGCCTGGCGCGCGACTACGGCAGCACCCGCCCCGCCGCCATCCGCCTGAACTACGGCGTGCAGCGCGTGCACGGCGGCGCCAACGCGGTGCGCGCCATCGCCTGCCTGCCGGCGCTGGTGGGCGCCTGGCGCCAGCGCGCGGGCGGGCTGCTGCTGTCGAGTTCGGGGGAATTTCCGGTGCAAAAAGCCGCCCTGCAGCGCCCCGACCTGCTCGCCGGGCGCCAGCCGCGCACGCTCAACATGGTGACGCTGGGCGACGACCTGCTGCACCCGGGCAGCGCCGACTTTGGCCCCCAGGTCGAGGCCCTGGTGATTTACAACAGCAACCCCGCCGCCGTCGCGCCGGACGCAGGCAAGGTGCTGCACGGCCTGGCGCGCGAGGACTTGTTCACCGTGGTGCTCGAACTGTTCCAGACCGACACCGCCGACTGGGCCGACTACCTCCTGCCCGCGACCACGCAGCTCGAACAATGGGACGTGCACCTGGCCTACGGCCACACCGACGTGCTGCTCAACCGCCCCGCCATTGCGCCGCTGGGCCAGGCGCGCAGCAATGCGCAAATTTTTCGCGACCTGGCGGTGCACATGGGCTACACCGAGCCCTGCTTTACCGACAGCGACGCGCAGCTGTGCCGCCAGGCCTATGGCGAGGCCGTGGACTTTGACCTGCTGCTGGCGCAGGGCTTTGCGCCGCTGGCCGTACCCGAGGCGCCGTTTGCCGAGGGCGGCTTTGCCACACCATCGGGCAAGTGCGAGTTTTTCAGCCAGCGCCTGCAGGACGTCGGCCACGACCCGCTGCCAGGCTACGTGCCCAACCACGAAGTGCCGGGCAGCTGCACGCGCTACCCGCTGGCCATGATCTCGCCGCCGGCGCGCAACTTTCTCAATTCAAGCTTTGCCAACGTCGCCAGCCTGCAGGCGCAGGAGCAGCGCCCGCTGGTCGAGATCCACCCGCAGGACGCCGCCGCACGCGGCATTGCCGACGGTGCCCTGGTGCGCCTGTTCAACGACCGGGGCAGCTACCTGTGCCACGCCCAGGTGGGCCAGCGCGCACGTCCGGGCGTGGTCAACGCCCTGGGCATCTGGTGGCACAAGCTCAGCCCCGGCGGCGGCAACATGAACCACCTCACCAGCCAGGCGCTGACCGACCTGGGCGCAGGGCCAACGTTCTACGACTGCCTGGTGGAGGTGGCACTGGCGGCGGCACATCACACCCAGGATGGGCATATGGTGGTTTGCCCAACAGATTAG
- a CDS encoding ABC transporter substrate-binding protein has protein sequence MTQQACNRRQFSLASLALGAMAWAGGPAARAQGEGRIVIGQSAALSGAAAQLGQQFQAGAQLAFAQVNAQGGIGRRQIELRSLDDGYEPERCAENTRRFVSDEVLALFGYIGTPTSLAALPLVTQAGLPFIAPFSGAMALRKPFRRQVFHVRASYNDETELIVNQLTHLGQTKIGVFHQNDSYGQAGLDGVTKALAARKLAPVATSTVERNSDKVADAVAKLLAAKPEAIVQIGAYGACAAFIRAARKAGYGGGFYNVSFVGTEALAQALGPQAAGVVVSQVMPSPYLTQRPATREFLEAIKKGGDKVQPNYVSIEGYIAARTLIEGLRLAHSGGKLTRESLVTALEGINSNVAGFPLRFTDYSHEGSGFVEMSMLTGDGRVRI, from the coding sequence ATGACGCAGCAAGCATGTAATCGGCGGCAATTTTCACTGGCTTCACTGGCATTGGGGGCCATGGCGTGGGCCGGTGGGCCCGCTGCCCGGGCGCAGGGCGAGGGGCGTATCGTCATCGGCCAGTCGGCTGCGCTCTCGGGGGCGGCGGCGCAGCTGGGGCAGCAGTTTCAGGCCGGGGCGCAGCTGGCGTTTGCCCAGGTCAACGCCCAAGGCGGCATTGGCCGGCGCCAGATCGAGCTGCGCAGCCTCGACGACGGCTACGAACCCGAGCGCTGCGCCGAGAACACGCGCCGTTTCGTCTCCGACGAGGTGCTGGCCCTGTTTGGCTACATTGGCACGCCCACCAGCCTGGCTGCGCTGCCGCTGGTGACGCAGGCGGGCCTGCCTTTTATTGCGCCCTTTTCGGGGGCCATGGCGCTGCGCAAGCCGTTTCGGCGCCAGGTGTTTCATGTGCGTGCGTCGTACAACGACGAGACGGAGCTCATCGTCAATCAGCTCACCCACCTGGGGCAGACCAAGATTGGCGTGTTCCACCAGAACGACAGCTACGGCCAGGCCGGGCTCGATGGCGTGACCAAGGCCCTGGCCGCGCGCAAGCTCGCCCCGGTGGCCACCAGCACCGTGGAGCGCAACTCTGACAAGGTGGCCGACGCCGTGGCCAAACTGCTGGCGGCCAAGCCCGAGGCGATTGTGCAAATCGGCGCCTACGGTGCTTGCGCGGCCTTCATTCGCGCGGCGCGCAAGGCCGGTTATGGCGGCGGTTTTTACAACGTGTCTTTTGTGGGTACCGAAGCCTTGGCGCAGGCGCTGGGGCCGCAGGCGGCGGGGGTGGTGGTGTCGCAGGTCATGCCCTCGCCCTACCTGACGCAGCGCCCGGCCACGCGGGAATTTTTGGAGGCCATCAAGAAGGGCGGCGACAAGGTGCAGCCCAACTACGTGAGTATTGAGGGCTATATTGCCGCCCGCACCTTGATCGAGGGCCTGCGCCTGGCGCACAGCGGCGGCAAGCTCACGCGCGAGTCGCTGGTCACGGCGCTGGAGGGCATCAACAGCAACGTGGCCGGCTTTCCCCTGCGCTTTACGGACTACAGCCATGAGGGCTCGGGTTTTGTTGAAATGTCCATGCTCACCGGCGATGGCCGGGTGCGCATTTGA
- a CDS encoding M20 aminoacylase family protein — protein MHLIDAIVAQADAMATLRRDIHAHPELSFQEWRTADLVAAQLSAWGIPIHRGLGQTGVVGIVHGRDGGACGRALGLRADMDALPMQEKNTFAHASRHPGKMHGCGHDGHTAMLLAAAQHLAQQRDFDGTVYLIFQPAEEGGGGAKVMMDDGLFERFPMQAVFGMHNWPGMPAGSMAVSPGPVMAATSEFKITVHGKGCHAAMPHLGVDSVLVACQLVQSLQSIISRNKKPLDTAVISVTMIHGGEASNVVPGHCELQGTVRTFTPEVLDLVEQRMRQMAEHVCSAHGARCDFVFERNYPATVNSPEEAALARAVMLDILGPEQVLEQEPTLGGEDFAYMLQAKPGAYCFIANGEGEHRHLGHGGGPCTLHNPSYDFNDALIPLGATYWVRLAQRWLAG, from the coding sequence ATGCATTTGATCGACGCCATCGTGGCCCAGGCCGATGCCATGGCCACCCTGCGCCGTGACATCCACGCCCACCCCGAGCTGAGCTTTCAAGAGTGGCGCACCGCCGACCTGGTGGCGGCGCAGCTGAGCGCCTGGGGCATTCCCATCCACCGGGGCCTGGGGCAGACGGGGGTGGTGGGCATAGTGCACGGGCGCGACGGCGGCGCCTGTGGCCGCGCCCTGGGCCTGCGCGCGGACATGGATGCGCTGCCCATGCAGGAGAAAAACACCTTCGCCCACGCCAGCCGCCACCCCGGCAAGATGCACGGCTGCGGCCACGACGGCCACACGGCCATGCTGCTGGCGGCGGCGCAGCACCTGGCGCAGCAGCGCGACTTTGACGGCACGGTGTACCTCATCTTCCAGCCCGCCGAGGAGGGCGGCGGCGGCGCCAAGGTGATGATGGACGACGGCCTGTTCGAGCGCTTTCCGATGCAGGCTGTGTTCGGAATGCACAACTGGCCAGGAATGCCCGCCGGCAGCATGGCCGTGAGCCCCGGGCCGGTGATGGCCGCGACCAGCGAGTTCAAGATCACCGTGCACGGCAAGGGCTGCCACGCGGCCATGCCGCACCTGGGCGTGGACTCGGTGCTGGTGGCCTGCCAGCTGGTGCAATCGCTGCAAAGCATCATCAGCCGCAACAAGAAGCCGCTCGATACGGCGGTGATCTCGGTCACCATGATCCACGGCGGCGAGGCCAGCAACGTCGTCCCCGGCCACTGCGAATTGCAGGGCACGGTGCGCACCTTCACGCCCGAGGTGCTCGACTTGGTGGAGCAGCGGATGCGCCAGATGGCCGAACATGTCTGCAGCGCCCACGGCGCGCGCTGCGATTTCGTCTTTGAGCGCAACTACCCAGCCACCGTCAACAGCCCGGAAGAGGCGGCGCTGGCGCGCGCGGTGATGCTCGACATTCTGGGCCCCGAGCAGGTGCTGGAGCAGGAGCCCACCCTGGGCGGCGAGGACTTTGCCTACATGCTGCAGGCCAAGCCCGGGGCCTATTGTTTTATCGCCAACGGCGAGGGCGAGCACCGCCACCTTGGCCACGGCGGCGGGCCGTGCACGCTGCACAACCCGAGCTACGACTTCAACGACGCCCTGATCCCGCTGGGCGCCACCTACTGGGTGCGACTGGCGCAGCGCTGGTTGGCGGGCTAA
- a CDS encoding wax ester/triacylglycerol synthase family O-acyltransferase — translation MLGLSGQRMSKVDTAWLRMDCDHNRMMINGVWTLAPGITWQALCERVQERLLKYPRFRQRVVQDAAGATWVDDDHFDIAAHVVREKLPHRKGQSQQQALQERVGELAMQSLDGRRPLWQIHLIENFTGDDGVAGSALIVRIHHCIADGIALISVTMSLVDGGSAPPQRRAKPEPHHSPEEWLADALIKPITDMAVKALDMAGDGAAQSLHLLREPEKLLEHGLASSVDAARLAYQLVSDAAALALMPDDSHTRLKGQPGEVKRVAWCPPVPLDAVKNVGRALNCSINDVLMSCVAGAIGNYLRAQGDDPSGQEIRAMIPINLRPLEEAWKLGNRFGLVPLVLPIGIANPIERLYEVRRRMNALKGSTQPLLAFAMLSMAGMLVKPAQDALINLFGRKTTAVMTNVPGPQEALTLCGARVTQCMFWVPQSGDIGLGVSILSYGGGVQFGVMSDTALCPEPQAIIDAFTPEFEQLALLTLMLPWGDEENAKCY, via the coding sequence ATGCTGGGCCTGTCGGGCCAGCGCATGAGCAAGGTCGATACTGCCTGGCTGCGCATGGACTGCGACCACAACCGCATGATGATCAACGGCGTGTGGACGCTCGCCCCAGGCATTACCTGGCAAGCCCTGTGCGAACGTGTGCAAGAGCGCCTGCTCAAGTACCCACGCTTTCGCCAGCGTGTGGTGCAAGATGCCGCCGGCGCCACCTGGGTCGATGACGACCATTTCGACATTGCCGCGCACGTGGTGCGCGAGAAGCTCCCGCACCGCAAAGGCCAGTCGCAGCAGCAAGCGTTGCAAGAGCGCGTGGGCGAGCTGGCGATGCAGTCGCTCGATGGTCGGCGCCCGCTGTGGCAAATCCACCTGATTGAAAACTTCACGGGCGACGACGGCGTGGCCGGCAGCGCCCTCATCGTGCGCATCCACCACTGCATTGCCGACGGCATTGCCCTGATCTCGGTCACCATGTCGCTGGTCGATGGCGGCAGCGCACCGCCGCAGCGGCGCGCCAAGCCCGAGCCGCACCACAGCCCCGAGGAGTGGCTGGCCGACGCCCTCATCAAGCCCATCACCGACATGGCCGTCAAAGCGCTGGACATGGCGGGCGACGGCGCGGCGCAATCGCTGCACCTGCTGCGCGAGCCCGAAAAGCTGCTCGAACACGGCCTGGCCAGCTCCGTCGATGCCGCACGCCTGGCCTACCAGCTGGTGAGCGACGCCGCTGCACTCGCGCTCATGCCCGACGACTCGCACACGCGCCTCAAAGGCCAGCCCGGCGAGGTCAAGCGCGTCGCCTGGTGCCCGCCGGTGCCGCTGGACGCAGTCAAAAACGTGGGCCGGGCGCTCAACTGCTCGATCAACGACGTGCTCATGTCCTGCGTTGCCGGCGCCATCGGCAACTACCTGCGCGCCCAGGGTGACGACCCCAGCGGCCAGGAAATTCGCGCCATGATTCCCATCAACCTGCGCCCGCTGGAAGAAGCCTGGAAGCTGGGCAACCGCTTTGGCCTGGTGCCGCTGGTGCTGCCCATCGGCATCGCCAACCCCATCGAGCGCCTGTACGAGGTGCGCCGGCGCATGAATGCCTTGAAGGGCAGCACCCAGCCGCTGCTGGCCTTTGCCATGCTGTCCATGGCCGGGATGCTGGTGAAGCCGGCGCAGGATGCGCTCATCAACCTCTTTGGCCGCAAGACCACCGCCGTCATGACCAACGTGCCTGGGCCGCAAGAGGCGCTGACGCTGTGCGGCGCACGCGTCACGCAGTGCATGTTCTGGGTGCCGCAGTCGGGCGACATCGGCCTGGGCGTGTCGATTCTGAGCTACGGCGGCGGCGTGCAGTTTGGCGTCATGAGCGACACCGCGCTGTGCCCCGAGCCGCAGGCCATCATCGACGCCTTCACGCCCGAGTTCGAGCAGCTCGCGCTGCTCACCCTGATGCTGCCCTGGGGCGATGAGGAAAACGCCAAATGCTACTAA
- a CDS encoding acyl-CoA-binding protein: MSDLNATFEAAVANSKNLSERPDNATLLKIYALYKQATAGDNGEKKPSFSDMVGRAKWDAWEKLKGTGADEAKQQYIDLITSLS, translated from the coding sequence ATGTCCGATCTGAACGCCACTTTTGAAGCCGCCGTGGCCAATTCCAAGAACCTCAGCGAGCGTCCCGACAACGCCACGCTGCTCAAAATCTACGCCCTCTACAAGCAGGCCACCGCCGGTGACAACGGCGAGAAAAAGCCCAGCTTCTCCGACATGGTCGGCCGCGCCAAGTGGGACGCCTGGGAAAAGCTCAAGGGCACGGGCGCGGACGAGGCCAAGCAGCAGTACATCGACCTCATCACTTCGCTGAGCTGA